One Gloeobacter morelensis MG652769 DNA window includes the following coding sequences:
- a CDS encoding electron transfer flavoprotein subunit beta/FixA family protein translates to MNIFVLIKQVPDQGAKAGINPDGTIDRAKAKRMLNPFDRYALEAALHARRLYGGTVTAISMGPPPAIEILYEAIAHGVDQAILLSDRRLAASDTLATAYALYCTVRYAGAFDLVFCGLQTTDGDTAQVGPQLAERLQVPQITYCEKFEIDHNEIVARRVIEGGAQTVRCPLPAVVTVANSAPRLAYKTLRGARRVQQLQRDEAERSRVIRTVNLDDIGADPLRCGLKGSPTIVAATEKVGEIGGNCTLYQGKPLQQLVDDVLAAQVIAPELVKR, encoded by the coding sequence GTGAACATTTTTGTACTGATCAAACAGGTGCCTGACCAGGGTGCAAAGGCCGGCATCAACCCGGACGGGACGATCGATCGGGCCAAAGCCAAGCGCATGCTCAACCCCTTCGACCGCTATGCCCTCGAAGCGGCCTTGCACGCCCGCCGCCTCTACGGCGGCACGGTGACGGCGATCAGCATGGGTCCGCCTCCGGCCATCGAAATCCTCTACGAAGCGATCGCCCACGGTGTGGATCAGGCCATCTTGCTGAGCGACCGGCGTTTGGCCGCCTCGGACACCCTGGCGACCGCCTATGCGCTCTATTGCACCGTTCGCTACGCCGGGGCGTTCGACCTGGTCTTCTGTGGACTGCAGACCACCGACGGCGACACCGCCCAGGTCGGTCCGCAACTGGCTGAGCGGCTGCAGGTTCCCCAGATTACCTACTGCGAAAAATTCGAAATCGATCACAACGAGATTGTCGCCCGCCGCGTCATCGAAGGCGGTGCCCAGACGGTGCGCTGCCCTTTGCCGGCGGTCGTCACCGTCGCCAACTCCGCCCCCCGCCTGGCCTACAAGACCCTGCGCGGCGCCCGGCGCGTCCAGCAATTGCAGCGCGACGAAGCGGAGCGCTCCCGGGTCATCCGCACCGTCAACCTCGACGACATCGGTGCCGACCCGCTGCGCTGCGGCCTTAAAGGTTCGCCTACGATCGTGGCTGCCACCGAGAAAGTCGGCGAAATCGGCGGCAACTGCACCCTTTACCAGGGCAAGCCCCTCCAGCAACTGGTGGACGACGTGCTTGCCGCCCAGGTGATTGCACCGGAGCTTGTGAAGCGATGA
- a CDS encoding electron transfer flavoprotein subunit alpha/FixB family protein: protein MSTKQVLVFVEQADGCARPVAFELLGAGRILADKLGAELAAFVACAAAGDLSETLIAHGADRVYVAEHPELAAYRTLPYRRVLIDLIAAMETPPHIVLFGSTTTGRDLAPRIAAYFETGLTADCTELDIGPYEHTNSQDPSKVGLYPDCLYAIRPSFGESLKARILGPWKNPQMATVRPGVMVPLAPDAARTGTVHSVAVRLEETDLQLVVAETLRSMGEQVELQGAEVIVSGGYGLGNPEGFSLMYQLAACFENSAVGSSRKAVDAGWIAHAHQVGQTGKTVRPKLYIACGISGAIQHRVGMDKSATIVAINKDLNAPIFKFAHHGIVGDLYQVIPELIRQLKLQKTPTPDTSNVATHSL from the coding sequence ATGAGCACCAAACAAGTCCTCGTTTTCGTCGAACAGGCGGATGGCTGCGCCCGGCCGGTCGCCTTTGAACTCTTGGGAGCAGGCCGGATCTTGGCCGACAAACTCGGAGCGGAATTGGCGGCCTTCGTCGCCTGCGCTGCGGCGGGCGATCTGAGCGAGACGCTCATCGCCCACGGGGCCGACCGGGTCTACGTGGCGGAGCATCCGGAACTGGCTGCCTACCGCACCCTGCCCTACCGGCGGGTGCTCATCGATCTCATCGCGGCGATGGAGACCCCGCCGCACATCGTGCTGTTCGGTTCTACTACCACCGGCCGGGATCTAGCCCCGCGCATCGCCGCCTACTTCGAGACAGGGCTCACTGCCGATTGCACCGAACTCGACATCGGTCCCTACGAGCACACCAACTCTCAAGATCCGAGCAAAGTCGGGCTCTACCCCGACTGTCTTTATGCCATCCGCCCGAGCTTTGGTGAATCGCTCAAAGCGCGCATCCTCGGACCCTGGAAAAATCCCCAGATGGCCACGGTGCGCCCCGGGGTGATGGTGCCGCTTGCTCCTGACGCTGCGCGCACAGGCACTGTCCATTCGGTTGCAGTGCGCCTCGAAGAGACGGACTTGCAGCTGGTAGTCGCTGAGACCTTGCGCTCGATGGGCGAGCAGGTCGAACTGCAGGGCGCCGAGGTGATCGTCTCGGGGGGCTACGGTCTGGGTAATCCTGAGGGCTTCTCCTTGATGTACCAGCTTGCCGCCTGCTTCGAAAACAGCGCCGTGGGTTCCTCGCGCAAGGCGGTGGACGCCGGTTGGATCGCCCACGCCCACCAGGTGGGCCAGACGGGCAAAACCGTCCGACCGAAGCTCTACATCGCCTGCGGCATCTCGGGGGCTATCCAGCACCGGGTCGGTATGGACAAATCGGCCACGATCGTGGCCATCAACAAAGACCTGAACGCGCCAATCTTCAAATTTGCCCACCACGGCATCGTGGGCGATCTCTACCAGGTCATCCCGGAACTCATCCGCCAACTCAAACTCCAGAAGACACCTACCCCGGACACCAGCAATGTCGCCACCCATTCGCTATGA
- a CDS encoding electron transfer flavoprotein, with amino-acid sequence MSPPIRYDLLLVGGSASNLILAHRLLDLAAKSGLPLTVALVEKSAQFGAHIVSGALTKTHVLEKVFPNFKTNGFPIEGYVTHSHLSVLGSEERWDLPHAIVPKGFRKEGHAILTLSHAIRWLAEQLQAKAKALTNVVLDVFPGFAAQEILYAGERVAGVRVSASGDVYEDAIFAEFTCFGDKGFLSKDLVERFALRPNPQLWSVGIKEVWEVDLDCQGVVWHTLGYPILDGTFSGGFVYGLGHKKLAIGLVISLDSKNPNLNPQLRLQQFKAHPWIQELIQGGRLLKYGAAVIPEGGYYSLPTRFGVEGALLLGDALGVLDAASLSGLDKSMETGYIAAELLHGAFVDRNFEGLAERYKRAVMDGFIGQELYASRHFRRAFLENDRLLGEYLPAVCQSVDQGHPWLGSLKFGLGKPIQRSTDTFQALGLILGRISGDKIFRYTPCHENIEPTFTQPAVAVSTQARPETILSRPDAVFFAAPRYHEGNRHIEEFDPQTCRRCIAIYDRLGKPTPCIADCTAEVHRIDEAVGVRVHGMSLENCIQCRTCEIVCPSVNLRVNPTYEGSGPDFYGL; translated from the coding sequence ATGTCGCCACCCATTCGCTATGATCTGCTACTGGTCGGGGGCAGCGCTTCGAATCTGATCCTCGCCCACCGCCTGCTCGACCTGGCAGCCAAAAGCGGGTTGCCCCTCACCGTCGCCCTGGTCGAAAAAAGTGCCCAGTTCGGCGCCCACATCGTGAGTGGGGCGCTCACCAAGACCCATGTCCTCGAAAAAGTCTTTCCTAACTTCAAGACAAACGGCTTCCCGATCGAGGGCTATGTTACCCACAGCCACCTGAGCGTGTTGGGCTCGGAGGAGCGCTGGGATCTGCCCCACGCCATTGTGCCCAAGGGTTTTCGCAAAGAAGGCCACGCCATTCTCACCTTGAGCCATGCCATCCGCTGGCTGGCGGAGCAGTTGCAGGCCAAGGCCAAAGCGCTTACAAACGTCGTGCTCGATGTCTTTCCGGGCTTCGCCGCCCAGGAGATCCTCTACGCGGGTGAGCGGGTCGCAGGTGTGCGGGTGAGCGCCTCGGGCGACGTGTACGAGGATGCCATCTTCGCCGAATTTACCTGCTTCGGCGACAAGGGATTTCTCTCCAAAGATCTGGTGGAGCGCTTCGCCCTGCGCCCCAACCCACAACTGTGGTCGGTGGGGATCAAAGAAGTCTGGGAAGTCGATCTCGACTGCCAGGGCGTCGTCTGGCACACCCTGGGCTATCCGATTCTAGATGGCACCTTCAGCGGCGGCTTCGTCTACGGCCTGGGCCACAAGAAACTGGCCATCGGCCTGGTGATCAGCCTGGACAGCAAAAACCCCAACCTCAACCCGCAACTGCGCCTGCAACAATTCAAGGCCCACCCCTGGATACAGGAACTCATCCAGGGCGGCCGGCTGCTCAAGTACGGCGCCGCGGTGATCCCCGAGGGGGGTTACTACAGCCTGCCCACCCGCTTCGGCGTCGAAGGGGCGCTGCTGTTGGGCGATGCGTTGGGTGTCCTCGATGCGGCCAGTCTTTCCGGCCTCGACAAATCGATGGAGACCGGTTACATCGCCGCCGAACTGTTGCACGGGGCGTTTGTCGACCGCAATTTCGAAGGTCTGGCTGAGCGCTACAAGCGCGCCGTCATGGACGGTTTTATCGGTCAAGAACTCTATGCGAGCCGCCACTTCCGCCGGGCTTTTCTCGAAAACGACCGGCTTTTGGGCGAGTACCTGCCCGCCGTCTGCCAGAGCGTCGATCAGGGCCACCCCTGGCTGGGCAGTCTCAAATTCGGTCTCGGCAAACCGATCCAGCGCTCCACCGACACGTTCCAGGCTCTAGGGCTGATCCTGGGGCGCATCAGCGGCGACAAGATCTTCCGCTACACCCCCTGCCACGAGAATATCGAACCGACCTTCACCCAGCCTGCTGTCGCGGTGAGCACCCAGGCGCGGCCCGAGACAATTTTGAGCCGTCCCGACGCGGTCTTCTTCGCAGCCCCCCGCTACCACGAGGGCAACCGCCACATCGAAGAATTCGACCCCCAGACCTGCCGCCGCTGCATCGCCATCTACGACCGACTCGGTAAACCCACCCCCTGCATCGCCGACTGCACCGCCGAAGTGCACCGCATCGATGAAGCGGTCGGGGTGCGCGTCCACGGCATGTCCCTCGAAAACTGCATCCAGTGCCGCACCTGCGAGATCGTCTGTCCGTCGGTGAATCTGCGGGTCAACCCGACCTACGAAGGCTCCGGCCCCGATTTCTACGGGTTATAA
- a CDS encoding HAD family hydrolase — MERLVLFDIDGTILNVHGVGSRALLAAMEAVFERQIDPTGYSMSGKTDTQIVVELLERTGGWPGEVAPVLPRVWNNYLERFTPALAACHPHVYAGIVPLLAALGAHDGVVIGLLTGNVEPAAWLKLRRVNLAGPFRLGAFGDAAPERCLLPEIAVENAHKLTGRHFRGKQVVIIGDTPNDITCGRHLGVKSIAVATGRFDRAQLAPHCPEHLFLDLSDTERVLEAILA, encoded by the coding sequence GTGGAAAGACTGGTGCTGTTCGACATCGACGGGACGATCCTGAACGTCCATGGGGTCGGTTCGCGGGCGTTGCTCGCGGCGATGGAGGCCGTGTTCGAACGGCAAATCGACCCGACCGGCTACTCGATGAGCGGCAAGACCGACACCCAGATTGTGGTCGAACTGCTTGAGCGCACCGGCGGTTGGCCGGGGGAGGTGGCGCCGGTGCTGCCACGGGTTTGGAACAACTATCTGGAGCGATTCACCCCAGCTCTCGCAGCTTGCCATCCCCACGTCTACGCCGGGATCGTGCCGCTGTTGGCGGCGCTCGGAGCCCATGACGGGGTGGTGATCGGCTTGCTGACCGGCAACGTCGAACCGGCCGCCTGGCTGAAACTGCGGCGGGTGAATCTTGCCGGGCCGTTCCGGCTGGGAGCCTTCGGCGACGCCGCCCCCGAGCGCTGCCTGCTGCCCGAGATCGCCGTCGAGAACGCCCACAAACTCACCGGCCGCCATTTCAGGGGCAAGCAAGTCGTGATCATCGGCGATACCCCCAACGACATCACCTGCGGCCGCCACCTGGGGGTAAAGTCGATCGCCGTGGCCACGGGCCGCTTCGATCGAGCACAACTGGCCCCGCACTGCCCCGAGCATCTCTTTTTGGATCTAAGCGACACCGAGCGAGTCCTGGAGGCGATCTTGGCTTAA
- a CDS encoding L-threonylcarbamoyladenylate synthase produces the protein MTDTYYLHPKDPQPERLGRIVQALRAGAVLLYPTDTTYAIGCDLLHKGAIERVQRIKRLSNDKPLTFLCPSLSNVATYARVGDDAYRLMRHLIPGPYTFLLPATRALPKLVLDPKRRTTGIRVPDHPLCQALLVGLGNPLISTSARSAEGAEIRYEYELFEALAPVVDGIVELDLPAQDGLLLTQVSTVIDLSGPQPAVLRRGLGWERAATFLQRAGYAPETA, from the coding sequence ATGACCGACACTTACTATCTGCACCCCAAAGACCCGCAGCCCGAACGCCTCGGCCGGATTGTGCAGGCGTTGCGTGCTGGGGCCGTCCTGCTCTATCCCACCGACACCACCTACGCCATCGGCTGCGATTTGCTCCACAAGGGCGCCATCGAGCGGGTGCAGCGCATCAAGCGCCTCAGCAACGACAAACCGCTCACCTTTTTGTGCCCGTCGCTTTCGAATGTGGCCACCTACGCCCGGGTTGGCGACGACGCCTACCGCCTGATGCGCCACTTGATCCCCGGTCCCTATACCTTTTTGCTGCCCGCCACCCGCGCCCTGCCGAAGCTGGTGCTCGATCCCAAACGCCGCACCACCGGCATCCGGGTACCCGACCACCCGCTCTGCCAGGCGCTGCTTGTGGGATTGGGCAACCCGCTCATCTCCACTTCCGCCCGCTCCGCAGAGGGAGCCGAAATCCGCTACGAATACGAACTATTCGAAGCGCTCGCCCCGGTGGTCGATGGGATCGTCGAATTGGACCTCCCGGCCCAGGACGGCCTGCTCCTCACCCAGGTCTCGACGGTGATCGACTTGAGCGGGCCGCAACCCGCCGTCCTGCGGCGGGGGCTCGGCTGGGAGCGGGCGGCCACCTTTTTGCAGCGGGCCGGGTACGCCCCTGAGACCGCCTGA
- a CDS encoding phosphotransferase enzyme family protein, translating to MANSDPPWLQSVADAFELGRPLRLARLQIGQIQQTWRLETTGGCYICQSLHPAFAEAVTEDAQAVSAYLRRQGFVIPEFLATRTGELHFEGEGGRWRVMTCLPGVSHRAAPDPAYLRQAGQAAGKMHRLLAGFEHRFRFQLPNFHNTPQIHRQLQACPCDSKVEAEWAYLLESVPALLLPAGLPRQIIHGDLKLTNFLFDERGGVVGIVDLDTFMYHNLYVELGDALRSWCTAGETFDLQLLEASLSGYAQSGAFEALDSTYLVAAVKLITLELAMRYLNDYFDDCYFQWDPAAYPNRREHNLARCRRQIAVYRDLLDKEGLVHRIVQRLLDSASGGVRAALHQGA from the coding sequence ATGGCAAATAGCGATCCCCCCTGGCTGCAGTCCGTGGCCGATGCCTTCGAGTTGGGCCGGCCCCTGCGTCTGGCCCGGTTGCAGATTGGTCAAATTCAGCAGACCTGGCGGCTGGAGACGACTGGCGGCTGCTATATCTGCCAGAGCCTCCATCCGGCTTTCGCCGAAGCGGTGACCGAGGACGCCCAGGCGGTCAGCGCCTACTTGCGGCGCCAGGGATTTGTGATTCCCGAGTTTCTGGCCACCCGCACGGGCGAGCTGCACTTCGAGGGCGAAGGCGGACGCTGGCGGGTGATGACCTGTCTGCCCGGCGTCTCCCATCGCGCCGCTCCTGACCCGGCCTATCTGCGTCAGGCGGGCCAGGCCGCCGGCAAGATGCACCGGCTGCTGGCCGGCTTCGAGCATCGCTTTCGCTTTCAGTTGCCCAACTTCCACAATACCCCCCAGATCCACCGGCAGCTGCAGGCGTGCCCGTGCGACAGCAAAGTCGAAGCGGAGTGGGCCTATCTGCTCGAAAGCGTACCGGCGCTGCTGTTGCCCGCCGGTTTGCCCAGGCAGATCATCCACGGCGATCTGAAGCTGACCAATTTTCTGTTCGATGAGCGCGGCGGGGTAGTGGGCATCGTCGACCTCGACACGTTCATGTACCACAACCTTTATGTGGAGCTGGGCGACGCGCTGCGCTCGTGGTGCACCGCCGGAGAAACCTTCGACCTGCAGTTGCTCGAAGCGAGCCTGAGCGGTTATGCCCAATCGGGCGCCTTCGAGGCGCTCGACAGCACCTACCTGGTGGCCGCCGTCAAGCTCATCACCCTCGAACTGGCGATGCGCTACTTGAATGATTACTTCGACGATTGCTACTTCCAGTGGGATCCCGCAGCGTATCCGAATCGCCGCGAGCACAATCTGGCGCGCTGCCGCCGGCAAATCGCCGTCTACCGGGATCTGCTGGATAAAGAAGGGCTCGTGCACCGCATCGTCCAGCGGTTGCTCGACAGCGCCTCGGGCGGCGTCCGCGCCGCCCTGCACCAGGGTGCGTAA
- a CDS encoding alpha/beta hydrolase family esterase, which produces MGTVREFSRRTGLRWSLVYMFFWIALCAPAFSQTGDVTLKQLDYNGTERSYYEHVPSSYNSSSSSVPLVIFLHGSVNGRTATVEGAAKLSGWTTRSDEKGFIAVYPVGGIVVANGTSSPGYKWNTYVFDGKTPDDVGYLLAVINQLKNTYRIDANRIYMTGHSSGGAMVNTFIGNGHASLIAASAPVSGPWITTFRKSESLMEPGGPIPVWIWRGEEEDQITGTIPRDVQDEDQKQFWIQYNQTDQSQRTVSGSYVTDVFTGGNAEVRFTEVTGAGHLNNDDYSLKIWNEFFSRLTLADRN; this is translated from the coding sequence ATGGGTACGGTTCGAGAATTTTCGCGGCGCACGGGTTTGCGATGGTCGCTAGTATATATGTTTTTTTGGATAGCACTTTGCGCACCGGCGTTCAGCCAGACCGGCGATGTGACTTTAAAACAACTGGACTACAACGGAACCGAACGCAGTTATTACGAGCACGTTCCATCCTCCTACAATAGTTCTTCCAGCAGCGTTCCGCTGGTCATCTTCCTGCACGGTTCGGTCAACGGCCGCACCGCCACGGTGGAAGGGGCCGCCAAACTCTCCGGCTGGACCACCCGTTCCGACGAAAAAGGCTTCATCGCCGTCTATCCGGTCGGGGGCATCGTCGTCGCCAACGGCACCAGTTCCCCCGGCTACAAATGGAACACCTACGTATTCGACGGCAAGACCCCGGACGACGTCGGCTATCTGCTCGCGGTCATCAATCAACTGAAGAACACCTACCGCATCGACGCCAACCGGATCTACATGACCGGGCATTCCAGCGGCGGGGCGATGGTCAACACCTTCATCGGCAACGGTCACGCTTCGCTGATCGCCGCCTCAGCCCCGGTCTCCGGTCCCTGGATCACTACCTTTCGTAAGTCCGAATCGTTGATGGAACCCGGTGGGCCGATTCCAGTCTGGATCTGGCGCGGCGAAGAAGAAGACCAGATCACCGGCACGATCCCACGGGACGTCCAGGATGAGGACCAGAAGCAGTTTTGGATCCAGTACAACCAGACCGACCAATCCCAGAGGACGGTCAGCGGCTCGTACGTCACCGATGTGTTCACCGGCGGCAATGCAGAGGTGCGCTTTACGGAGGTCACCGGCGCCGGGCACCTCAACAATGACGATTACAGCCTCAAGATTTGGAACGAATTTTTTAGCCGCCTGACGCTTGCCGATCGCAACTGA
- a CDS encoding CPBP family intramembrane glutamic endopeptidase produces the protein MALTPPLVLALFALGCILLWLPVAIPQLLRIGWRPGRPLAFSGKLQLILSLYLVIALVLWATSAWLGVPCGRWGLRGGLAGWGQLAAGLGLGALGLAILFAVEMRAGWLRLQPVRLSSGALFAPLAVGLFVGAVEEVLFRGFVYETLLPYGPGWAAVMSSLIFAALHLIWQLDDWQGAARELPGLFAMGLVLVLARLLSGGSIHLAWGLHAGWVWGITLIDTHTLAVATGKTATWVTGFGGKPLAGAMGLAFLGATALVLWGLGQPPG, from the coding sequence TTGGCTTTGACGCCGCCCCTGGTGCTTGCTCTGTTTGCCCTCGGCTGCATTTTGCTGTGGCTGCCGGTGGCGATCCCACAGCTGCTGCGCATCGGCTGGCGGCCGGGGCGGCCCCTGGCCTTCTCGGGCAAACTCCAGCTCATCTTGAGCCTGTACCTGGTCATTGCCCTGGTGCTCTGGGCGACGAGCGCCTGGCTTGGGGTGCCCTGCGGGCGCTGGGGCCTGCGCGGTGGCTTGGCAGGTTGGGGGCAATTGGCGGCCGGCCTCGGTCTGGGAGCGCTTGGCCTCGCGATTCTTTTCGCTGTCGAGATGCGGGCAGGCTGGCTGCGCCTGCAACCCGTCCGCCTCAGCAGCGGGGCGCTCTTCGCACCGCTTGCGGTCGGCTTGTTTGTGGGTGCGGTGGAGGAGGTGCTTTTTCGGGGCTTCGTCTACGAAACGCTCCTGCCCTACGGCCCGGGCTGGGCGGCGGTGATGAGCAGCCTCATCTTTGCTGCCTTGCACCTCATTTGGCAGCTCGACGACTGGCAGGGGGCGGCGCGGGAACTGCCCGGCCTGTTTGCCATGGGCCTGGTGCTGGTACTCGCCCGGCTGCTCAGCGGCGGCAGCATCCATCTGGCCTGGGGTCTGCACGCCGGCTGGGTCTGGGGAATCACCCTCATCGATACCCATACCCTGGCTGTGGCCACCGGCAAAACCGCCACCTGGGTGACCGGCTTCGGAGGCAAACCCCTCGCAGGAGCGATGGGTCTCGCTTTTCTGGGTGCCACCGCTCTGGTACTGTGGGGTTTGGGGCAGCCGCCCGGCTGA
- a CDS encoding NADPH-dependent assimilatory sulfite reductase hemoprotein subunit yields the protein MTDTMRRSKVEHIKENSHNLRGRLREELQQPETTHFAEESVQLLKFHGIYQQDDRDGRKARKDAGLEPDYAFMVRTKNPGGYAPAAFYLAMDRLADALGSATLRVTTRQGLQLHGIRKHDLREAIATISAQLGSTLGACGDINRNVMAPPAPFTARPYAVAREAAVAIADLLTPRTGAYFEVWQDEALVHSGEPEVEPIYGKTYLPRKFKIAVAVEGDNSVDIYTQDLGVIPVFEDGERLLGYNLTVGGGLGMTHAKPETFARQADHLGFVPPEDMLEAVKAVVLVQRDYGDRYNRRHARLKYLIHDRGLDWFRTQVETYLGKPLQPWRALAPWVFCDYLGWHPQGDGRYCLGIWIENGRIKDAGDFQLKSALREIVERFGVDLILTPTQNVLLVDIAPEARAPIDAILQSAGVRPVQAISNAERYAMACPAWPTCGLALTESERALPGIIAEIEAKLTELDLADEPISIRMTGCPNGCARPYMGEIGFVGSAPGAYNLYLGGNLASTRLNWVFRERVKREDILAVLGSLFSYFKRERAPGESFGDFCLRKGRADLEAHL from the coding sequence ATGACCGATACAATGCGGCGCTCGAAAGTCGAGCACATCAAAGAGAACAGCCACAATCTGCGCGGCCGGCTGCGCGAAGAGTTGCAGCAGCCCGAGACGACGCACTTTGCCGAGGAGTCGGTGCAGCTGCTCAAGTTCCACGGCATCTACCAGCAGGACGACCGCGACGGGCGCAAGGCGCGCAAGGATGCGGGCCTGGAGCCCGATTATGCGTTTATGGTGCGCACCAAAAATCCGGGCGGCTACGCCCCGGCAGCCTTTTACCTGGCGATGGACCGCTTGGCCGATGCCCTCGGTAGCGCCACCCTGCGGGTGACCACCCGCCAGGGCCTGCAGTTGCACGGCATCCGCAAACACGACCTGCGCGAGGCGATTGCCACGATTAGCGCCCAACTCGGTTCGACCCTGGGAGCCTGCGGCGACATCAACCGCAACGTTATGGCCCCCCCGGCGCCCTTTACCGCCCGCCCCTACGCCGTGGCGCGCGAGGCGGCGGTGGCGATCGCCGATTTGCTCACCCCGCGCACGGGTGCCTACTTTGAGGTGTGGCAGGACGAAGCGCTGGTCCATTCGGGAGAACCGGAAGTCGAGCCCATCTACGGCAAGACGTACCTGCCGCGCAAGTTCAAGATTGCCGTCGCCGTCGAAGGCGACAACTCCGTGGACATCTACACCCAGGATCTGGGGGTGATCCCGGTCTTCGAGGACGGCGAGCGCCTGTTGGGCTACAACCTCACCGTCGGGGGCGGCCTCGGCATGACCCACGCCAAACCCGAGACCTTTGCGCGCCAGGCGGACCACCTGGGTTTTGTTCCCCCCGAGGACATGCTTGAGGCGGTCAAAGCGGTGGTGCTGGTGCAGCGCGACTACGGCGACCGCTACAACCGCCGCCACGCCCGGCTGAAATATCTCATCCACGACCGGGGCCTGGACTGGTTCCGCACCCAGGTGGAAACTTACCTGGGCAAACCCCTTCAGCCGTGGCGGGCCCTGGCGCCGTGGGTCTTTTGCGATTACCTGGGCTGGCATCCCCAGGGTGACGGCCGCTACTGTCTGGGAATCTGGATCGAGAATGGCCGGATCAAAGACGCGGGTGACTTTCAGCTCAAATCGGCCCTGCGCGAGATCGTCGAGCGCTTTGGGGTGGATTTGATCTTGACCCCAACGCAGAATGTGCTGCTGGTGGATATCGCCCCGGAGGCGCGTGCACCCATCGACGCGATTTTGCAAAGCGCCGGGGTGCGGCCGGTCCAAGCTATATCCAACGCCGAGCGCTACGCGATGGCCTGTCCCGCCTGGCCCACCTGCGGTCTGGCCCTCACCGAGTCGGAGCGCGCCCTGCCCGGGATCATCGCCGAGATCGAGGCGAAACTCACCGAGCTGGACCTCGCCGACGAGCCGATTTCGATTCGCATGACCGGCTGCCCGAACGGTTGTGCCCGCCCCTATATGGGCGAAATTGGCTTCGTGGGCAGCGCCCCCGGTGCCTATAACCTCTACCTGGGGGGCAACCTCGCCTCGACGCGGCTCAACTGGGTCTTCCGCGAGCGGGTCAAGCGCGAGGATATCCTGGCGGTGCTCGGGTCACTGTTCAGCTACTTCAAGCGCGAGCGCGCCCCGGGGGAAAGCTTCGGCGATTTTTGCCTGCGCAAGGGCCGGGCGGACCTCGAAGCGCATCTCTAG
- a CDS encoding S1C family serine protease, whose translation MSSPAALLAFDPEETTTIDVYDRASQAVVSIRTSGGIGAGAIIDPRGVVITNNHVVRGSTRVQVQTADGRVYPGAVRALDRRNDLAIVDIRAERPLPSIDLARSSARVGQRVYAIGNPFGLERTLTVGILSRIAANGDLQTDAALNPGNSGGPLLNSDGEIIGINKAILSRTGGNVGIGFATPTAAVRSLVAASANPDSGRVATRPAPRRGLGVVLDAQSLTIIEVQPGSAAERAGLLPGDQLLGVGDAGLENSAQLQQILQRNPGTLVLTVVRDRQVGRIRVQL comes from the coding sequence TTGAGCTCTCCTGCTGCCCTCCTCGCCTTCGATCCGGAGGAGACGACGACCATCGACGTCTACGACCGGGCGAGTCAGGCCGTAGTCAGTATCCGCACCTCCGGCGGCATCGGCGCCGGGGCGATTATCGACCCGCGCGGGGTGGTGATTACCAACAACCACGTGGTGCGCGGCAGCACCCGGGTCCAGGTACAGACCGCCGACGGACGGGTGTATCCGGGTGCGGTGCGCGCCCTCGACCGGCGCAACGACCTGGCGATTGTCGACATCCGTGCGGAGCGGCCTTTGCCGAGCATCGACCTGGCGCGCTCCTCAGCCAGGGTCGGCCAGCGCGTCTACGCCATCGGCAACCCCTTCGGCCTCGAGCGCACCTTGACGGTGGGCATCTTGAGCCGCATCGCCGCCAACGGCGACCTGCAGACCGACGCCGCCCTCAACCCGGGCAACTCGGGGGGGCCGCTGCTCAATTCCGATGGTGAAATCATCGGCATCAACAAAGCGATCCTGAGCCGCACCGGCGGCAACGTCGGGATTGGTTTTGCCACCCCCACCGCTGCGGTGCGCTCGTTAGTCGCAGCCAGCGCAAACCCGGATAGCGGCCGGGTGGCCACCCGGCCGGCGCCACGGCGCGGCTTGGGCGTAGTGCTCGACGCTCAATCATTGACAATCATCGAGGTCCAGCCGGGTTCCGCCGCCGAGCGCGCCGGGCTGCTCCCGGGAGATCAACTGCTCGGGGTGGGCGATGCCGGCCTCGAAAACTCTGCCCAACTGCAGCAGATCCTGCAGCGCAATCCGGGCACACTGGTACTGACCGTTGTCCGCGACCGGCAGGTCGGCAGGATCCGGGTCCAGTTGTAG